Proteins encoded by one window of Haliotis asinina isolate JCU_RB_2024 chromosome 6, JCU_Hal_asi_v2, whole genome shotgun sequence:
- the LOC137286212 gene encoding uncharacterized protein produces the protein MAERLKTKPQSRVTEYSPDLILEVESVAGDSDSGRHMDIISSESVTEEVYEPEMYYDDAEEGGESESESEPEQHLVDTSEFTTPDRPLKFTVKLLLDWCQKNNIDVDLKTIKPAALDQILCRFYVEVRSKTGQRYSRNTIVAIRYGLNRYFANMVPPRKMDIIEERAFRYSNVVFKRVVKSAARENPERTSPRMTTEDLRKIYNSDALSPKTPLTLLLKVWFEISVYFSRKRSKVQRDTKTTDFIFDIDSDGRRYATRASTDEEHDRCRMYEKKGDEMCPILSLEKLLTKIDPNCQYLFQRPRLSIPDKTSAWYHPERIGRNFTSQMMGKITKLAELDVKYTNVSMKKLAPWSLEELVFQHRYQVMSVQKSQALVSYNSSCTERPGTVPADGPLPPTVLPADSTKSVGCNTEEERGAFRPYVKRKSQTKQDREGQHILGGPDPIDVNTAKAKIKRVFQRLVYSDLVTVVDWLKRIDVLKDTSGIVFCRENSYRIMEQPLRARKFTPRQVHPPQPSQSAIQPYILPSPLSLSQYYMNNAINTAAPTAPRPAAIFFPQFPFTSQSQAANSLASQEPSLPRHTATLVNASVTAQPTNEDHLKYQAGSGSSTRIGKQLAIAPRPSVTAITPGHSLGHCTQQQTANDSTTPTSYSQVAQVGNCVLYGGQLQVNIDASDNTASTTSPQKKLKISNVTGESKVWKIL, from the exons ATGGCGGAACGGTTGAAAACTAAACCACAGTCACGAGTAACAGAATATAGTCCTGATCTCATTTTAGAAGTAGAATCTGTTGCAGGAGACAGTGACAGTGGAAGACACATGGACATTATTTCCTCTGAGTCAGTTACAGAGGAGGTGTATGAGCCAGAAATGTATTACGATGACGCAGAAGAGGGCGGGGAATCGGAATCGGAATCCGAGCCCGAACAACACCTCGTGGACACAAGCGAATTCACAACTCCTGACAGGCCATTGAAGTTTACCGTGAAACTCCTACTTGACTGGTGTCAGAAAAACAACATTGACGTCGATCTAAAAACCATAAAACCTGCCGCGCTGGATCAGATTCTGTGTCGATTTTACGTAGAAGTCCGGAGTAAAACCGGTCAACgatattccagaaataccaTCGTCGCAATAAGGTACGGGCTAAATCGGTATTTCGCAAACATGGTACCGCCCAGAAAGATGGACATTATTGAAGAAAGGGCATTCAGGTATTCCAATGTTGTGTTCAAACGTGTTGTTAAAAGTGCCGCCAGGGAAAACCCAGAACGAACAAGCCCCCGCATGACAACAGAGGATCTGAGGAAAATATACAATAGTGATGCATTAAGCCCCAAAACCCCACTCACCCTCCTACTTAAAGTGTGGTTTGAAATCAGCGTGTACTTCTCCAGGAAACGGTCAAAAGTGCAACGGGACACCAAGACGACAGACTTCATCTTTGACATCGACAGCGACGGACGTcgttatgcaacgagagcatcAACAGACGAGGAACACGACAGGTGTCGGATGTACGAGAAGAAAGGTGATGAGATGTGCCCAATTTTATCCCTAGAGAAGCTGCTAACGAAAATCGACCCTAACTGCCAGTACCTATTCCAGCGCCCAAGACTGTCCATTCCGGACAAAACCAGTGCGTGGTATCACCCAGAACGGATTGGCAGAAACTTTACTTCTCAGATGATGGGAAAGATCACCAAACTAGCTGAACTTGATGTGAAGTACACGAATGTTTCAATGAAGAAACTGGCACCCTGGTCGCTGGAGGAACTTGTTTTCCAACATAGGTATCAGGTCATGTCTGTACAAAAGAGTCAAGCTCTGGTTTCATATAATTCGTCATGTACAGAAAGACCAGGCACTGTGCCAGCTGATGGACCACTACCCCCAACCGTACTCCCCGCTGACTCCACCAAGTCAGTCGGGTGCAACACTGAAGAGGAGAGGGGGGCTTTCAGGCCATATGTCAAACGGAAATCACAGACGAAACAAGACAGGGAAGGTCAACATATTCTTG GAGGCCCTGATCCCATAGATGTGAATACAGCAAAAGCCAAGATAAAGCGGGTTTTCCAGCGCCTGGTGTACTCCGACCTCGTCACTGTTGTTGACTGGCTCAAGCGGATTGATGTTCTCAAAGACACTTCTG GGATTGTGTTTTGTCGGGAAAACTCATACAGGATCATGGAACAGCCGCTGAGAGCCCGAAAGTTCACTCCACGACAAGTACATCCACCACAGCCATCCCAGTCTGCCATCCAGCCTTACATACTACCATCTCCACTCTCACTGTCCCAGTACTACATGAACAACGCTATCAACACTGCTGCTCCTACTGCACCTCGTCCGGCAGCAATCTTCTTTCCCCAATTTCCATTCACATCTCAGAGCCAGGCTGCCAACAGTCTTGCATCACAGGAGCCCTCGCTGCCAAGACATACTGCAACTTTGGTAAATGCCTCTGTTACAGCTCAACCCACTAACGAGGACCATTTGAAATACCAAGCAGGGTCTGGGAGCAGTACCAGGATTGGCAAGCAGCTTGCCATAGCTCCAAGACCATCTGTCACGGCAATAACACCAGGTCACTCCCTGGGTCATTGTACACAGCAGCAGACGGCAAACGACAGTACTACCCCAACGTCATACAGTCAAGTTGCCCAAGTTGGAAACTGCGTCCTGTATGGTGGTCAGCTGCAGGTCAACATAGATGCTAGTGACAACACCGCATCCACAACATCACCTCAAAAGAAACTTAAAATTTCTAATGTCACCGGTGAAAGTAAAGTGTGGAAGATTTTGTAG
- the LOC137286258 gene encoding enolase-phosphatase E1-like, with product MPRVTRKTLTESPTPSRMSPRATTKASTTSSRASRSTAESPAPSPSTSGSRSRSARSRGAESRSEPEVADVVTKPTRGRQQKHGEGDDNVVEKSRSRSRSKAKVEEETEEVAAEPARASGRSRSRGKPVEPEADTQKEAANNTSSRSRAKAKAEESNNDKPVVESGRGSRSRVKTPAKPPEEKTAETGRGSRSRSSNNEKAEESTPTNSRSRKSARQVDNPPEEVEETNQPKSRSRTRGKAVETKSPETDVDTGRRSRSRGKPAESPVSESVGSSRSSSRSRTPKPAAEDVVEPAVEEGKGKSQANGSTRGSSRRRSSGRVEDPVPAHDTEMTPPGRRSGRKQAKPETNQTSPTKRRQSGRKSGIPDNDTEMPMDQTDKQAVVQLTKLTDDEVERKSPVKAAEEEATCKETVDKEAGHDEVVQETVTKEKEEIETVTEEIKSTSEDKVPEEPMEEETVKPEAKDETEITKPEENEEKNVESEEKVTADIKEGEATEEMLPISEDKETDKVDGISAAAELTEQRTTLPDTEPEPAETDKSEIPVDIVEEKHEKKAESVEEMETDEVKESQAKKESAPCNGTLSIPEVPADPEQIQEKQSITVSHGQKRKLEHDESFEENDSKRVCVESPVTQSTEASDMEVSQVDDDKANEESESRTSQQPIIEPISDVSSAEEEPTPAPISSSQEPIQAEKDIEPPVERRRDPPAAQQEVPLIEISKEPSVEMSKEPSVETSKDLSVEMSKEPSVEISKEASVEITNESSVEMTKEPSVEMSKEPSVEMSREPPVEISKEESVEMGEEVPAETSEEPSVEISKEPAVQKSEESVSAETNQETNQEPSQGETKEEQPQAADEDLTSGYVIINMDDVPPTDSAVVKEALPNHTNQTEEKVSESRSEESMEVDGVPAAPEQPKVTAPTVTSVTSDITNGTSQKGSQPDSRPSADSTPVSSLPIDNSKELTKSEPVIPKPVLTFDPSPDIFHRTCVCNPNIDLNSVASSHKFSVASYNILAECHRLNGDYSYTEDKYLVQEYRHSLLLRELNFLDADIMCLQEVNPQYYDTILLPALRQSGYEGSFMKRTKESFDEGEATFVKTSRFSIESSKGVSLAELSKKNINESLNKEVQQAVEEYLDRADVVHISRLRCKQTNKVVTVGNIHVVWDNLSSPDVQSIQIASAVKELVSQAGSDSSPHILCGDFNSPATSVGYQLARDGYLSDSNIASLQAVENLKLESGSKALINHLWGAFQHTSSNLTSAYNTCQGGEPEFTTYTSNMLEGVDYIFYGSEGLGVADILRVVDSAVLEETGGIPNEDIPSDHLSLKSTLYFK from the exons GTCTCGATCAGCAAGAAGTAGGGGTGCAGAGAGTCGGTCAGAACCCGAAGTAGCAGATGTAGTGACAAAGCCAACAAGAGGACGTCAACAGAAACATG GTGAAGGAGATGATAATGTTGTAGAGAAGAGTCGCAGTCGTAGCCGATCCAAAGCTAAGGTTGAGGAAGAAACAGAAGAGGTTGCCGCTGAACCTGCACGAGCCAGTGGTCGAAGTCGAAGTCGGGGAAAACCTGTTGAACCAGAAGCTGACACACAAAAAGAAGCAGCTAATAATACGAGTAGTCGAAGTCGTGCTAAAGCAAAGGCAGAAGAAAGCAATAATGACAAACCTGTTGTGGAATCAGGAAGAGGCAGCCGAAGCAGAGTGAAAACACCAGCAAAGCCACCAGAAGAAAAAACAGCAGAAACTGGTCGAGGCAGTAGAAGCAGGTCCAGCAATAATGAAAAGGCTGAAGAGTCTACTCCAACAAATAGCAGGAGCAGGAAAAGTGCTAGACAGGTCGACAACCCCCCTGAGGAAGTTGAAGAGACAAACCAACCAAAGAGCAGAAGCAGAACCAGAGGTAAAGCTGTGGAAACAAAATCTCCAGAAActgatgttgacactggcagaAGGAGCCGAAGCAGGGGCAAGCCTGCTGAAAGtccagtcagtgagtcagtagGATCAAGTAGATCATCCAGTAGGAGTCGAACTCCCAAGCCTGCTGCTGAAGATGTTGTTGAACCAGCAGTGGAAGAAGGCAAGGGCAAGTCGCAGGCTAATGGGAGTACTAGAGGCAGCAGCAGGAGGAGGTCATCAGGCAGGGTTGAAGATCCAGTTCCAGCTCATGACACAGAGATGACTCCTCCAGGGAGACGTAGTGGAAGAAAGCAAGCAAAACCAGAAACTAATCAGACTAGTCCTACAAAAAGACGACAGAGTGGGAGGAAGAGTGGCATTCCAGATAATGACACTGAGATGCCAATGGATCAAACTGACAAACAAGCTGTGGTTCAGTTGACAAAACTGACAGATGATGAAGTAGAAAGGAAATCACCTGTTAAAGCTGCTGAAGAAGAAGCCACTTGTAAGGAAACTGTTGACAAGGAAGCTGGCCATGATGAAGTTGTGCAGGAAACTGtaacaaaagaaaaagaagaaatcgaaactgtcacagaggaaattaAGTCTACATCAGAGGATAAAGTACCAGAGGAGCCAATGGAAGAGGAGACAGTTAAGCCAGAAGCAAAGGATGAAACAGAAATTACTAAACCTGAAGAAAATGAGGAAAAAAATGTTGAATCAGAAGAAAAAGTAACAGCTGACATTAAAGAGGGAGAAGCTACTGAAGAGATGCTTCCCATCTCTGAGGACAAGGAGACTGATAAAGTAGATGGTATTTCAGCAGCAGCTGAACTTACCGAGCAGAGGACAACACTCCCAGACACTGAACCAGAACCAGCAGAGACTGACAAGTCTGAAATACCTGTGGATATCGTTGAAGAAAAGCATGAGAAGAAAGCTGAAAGCGTTGAGGAAATGGAAACAGATGAAGTGAAAGAAAGTCAAGCAAAAAAAGAGTCAGCACCATGCAATGGCACTTTGTCAATCCCAGAAGTCCCAGCAGACCCTGAACAAATTCAGGAAAAACAAAGCATTACAGTTTCTCATGGTCAGAAAAGAAAATTAGAGCATGATGAATCCTTTGAAGAAAACGATAGCAAACGTGTGTGTGTAGAGAGCCCAGTTACACAAAGTACTGAAGCTAGTGACATGGAGGTCTCACAAGTTGATGATGATAAAGCAAATGAGGAAAGTGAGTCCCGTACATCACAGCAGCCTATCATTGAACCAATATCTGATGTGTCCAGTGCAGAAGAAGaaccaacaccagctccaatCAGTTCCAGTCAGGAACCTATTCAAGCAGAAAAGGACATAGAACCTCCTGTTGAAAGGAGGCGAGATCCACCTGCAGCACAGCAGGAAGTACCCCTCATTGAGATAAGCAAAGAGCCTTCAGTTGAGATGAGCAAAGAGCCTTCAGTTGAGACAAGCAAAGATCTTTCAGTTGAGATGAGCAAAGAGCCTTCAGTTGAAATAAGCAAAGAGGCTTCAGTTGAGATAACTAACGAGTCGTCAGTTGAGATGACTAAAGAGCCGTCAGTTGAGATGAGCAAAGAGCCTTCAGTTGAGATGAGCAGAGAGCCTCCAGTTGAGATAAGCAAAGAGGAATCAGTTGAGATGGGTGAAGAGGTTCCCGCTGAGACAAGTGAGGAGCCTTCAGTTGAGATAAGCAAAGAGCCTGCTGTTCAGAAAAGTGAAGAATCTGTTTCAGCAGAGACAAATCAAGAGACAAATCAAGAACCTTCTCAAGGGGAGACAAAAGAAGAGCAGCCTCAGGCAGCAGATGAGGATTTGACATCTGGCTATGTTATCATCAACATGGATGATGTACCCCCAACTGACAGTGCAGTGGTGAAAGAGGCCCTTCCTAATCACACGAACCAAACAGAAGAA AAAGTCTCGGAAAGTAGATCAGAAGAGAGTATGGAGGTGGATGGGGTTCCGGCAGCCCCTGAACAACCAAAAGTTACTGCCCCAACAGTTACATCAGTGACGTCTGATATTACAAATGGCACATCTCAAAAGGGTTCCCAACCTGACTCTCGCCCATCAGCAGATTCTACACCAGTCTCATCTCTGCCCATTGATAATTCTAAGGAGTTGACCAAATCAGAACCAGTTATTCCGAAGCCTGTTCTTACTTTTGATCCTAGTCCAGACATTTTCCACCGAACTTGTGTATGTAACCCAAATATTGACCTAAATTCAGTGGCCAGTTCCCACAAGTTCAGTGTTGCAAGCTACAACATTCTAGCTGAGTGCCATCGGCTCAACGGCGACTACAGCTACACCGAAGACAAGTATCTTGTGCAGGAGTATCGCCATTCACTGCTGCTGCGAGAACTAAACTTCTTGGATGCGGACATCATGTGTTTACAGGAAGTCAACCCACAGTACTACGACACTATTTTACTGCCAGCTCTTCGTCA GAGTGGTTATGAGGGCAGTTTTATGAAGCGAACAAAGGAGTCATTCGATGAAGGGGAGGCAACTTTTGTCAAGACAAGCCGCTTCAGTATAGAGTCAAGTAAAGGAGTCTCCCTGGCAGAGCTGTCCAAGAAG AACATCAATGAGAGTCTGAACAAGGAGGTGCAACAAGCTGTGGAGGAATATTTGGACCGAGCCGATGTCGTCCACATTAGTCGGCTCCGATGTAAACAGACGAACAAAGTCGTCACTGTTGgaaatattcatgttgtttGGGATAACTTAAGCAGTCCAGATGTCCAGAGTATTCAG atagcttcagctgtaaaggAGCTGGTGAGTCAGGCAGGTAGTGATAGCAGCCCCCACATACTGTGTGGTGACTTCAACTCACCAGCCACAAGTGTGGGCTACCAGTTGGCCCGAGATGGATATCTCTCCGACTCCAACATCGCCTCCTTACAGGCTGTAGAGAACCTGAAGCTGGAAAGTGGATCT AAGGCTTTGATCAATCACTTGTGGGGGGCCTTCCAGCACACCTCCTCCAATCTGACCAGTGCATACAACACATGTCAG GGTGGGGAGCCAGAGTTTACAACATACACAAGCAACATGCTGGAGGGAGTTGACTATATTTTCTATGGCAGCGAGGGACTGGGTGTGGCCGACATCCTCAGGGTTGTGGATAGTGCAGTTTTGGAGGAGACAGGTGGAATACCCAATGAGGACATACCATCAGACCATCTCTCACTCAAGTCAACCCTCTATTTTAAGTAG